The proteins below are encoded in one region of Peribacillus muralis:
- a CDS encoding ABC transporter ATP-binding protein codes for MIKVQNINKSIKHHTILNNISLSINPGICVGFVGPNGSGKTMLLKAICGFTAINDGEIWVEGKRILFSKKYIDNAGIIIEQPPFINYLTGMDNLSILANIQKKITKEDIVQTLKKVDLAQAKDKKVKEYSLGMKQRLRIAQAIMENPNILVLDEPFNGLDKKSVIEIQELLLDYKKNGVTILLTSHDDRQINYLCDLVYELNGGELVE; via the coding sequence ATGATTAAAGTACAGAATATTAATAAGAGCATAAAACATCACACCATTCTAAATAATATTTCCTTATCTATTAATCCAGGTATTTGTGTGGGCTTTGTAGGGCCAAACGGATCAGGCAAAACGATGTTGTTAAAAGCGATTTGTGGATTTACGGCAATTAATGATGGCGAGATTTGGGTGGAAGGCAAACGAATCCTTTTCAGTAAGAAATATATTGACAATGCCGGCATCATCATTGAACAGCCTCCATTCATAAACTACTTAACTGGCATGGATAATTTGTCCATCTTAGCGAATATACAAAAAAAGATTACAAAAGAAGATATCGTTCAAACCTTAAAAAAGGTGGATCTAGCTCAGGCAAAAGACAAAAAAGTGAAGGAATATTCCTTAGGCATGAAACAACGCTTGAGGATAGCGCAAGCTATTATGGAGAATCCGAATATATTAGTTTTGGATGAACCTTTCAATGGATTGGATAAGAAGTCCGTTATTGAGATCCAAGAGCTGTTATTGGATTACAAGAAGAACGGAGTCACGATTTTACTGACAAGCCATGATGATAGGCAAATAAATTATCTTTGTGACCTAGTCTATGAATTGAATGGAGGCGAACTCGTTGAATAA
- a CDS encoding metallophosphoesterase family protein has protein sequence MKVLIMSDSHGLTQEISMITDRHKQEVAAMIHCGDSELERKNPLMEDFLAVRGNCDYDDAYPDDFVENIAGKRFFLTHGHLYNIKMTLMNLAYKSEEIGADIICFGHSHAAGSEMIDGKLFINPGSIRQPRGRMEKTYAILEIGAKQLEIIYYDLEGKIVEELRNAYQTE, from the coding sequence ATGAAGGTTCTGATCATGAGTGACAGTCATGGACTCACGCAGGAAATCAGCATGATAACCGACCGTCATAAACAGGAAGTCGCAGCGATGATTCATTGCGGGGACTCCGAATTGGAAAGAAAGAATCCGCTCATGGAGGATTTCCTAGCCGTTCGCGGGAACTGTGACTATGATGATGCCTATCCGGATGACTTTGTGGAGAACATCGCTGGCAAGCGGTTCTTCCTTACTCATGGGCATCTCTACAACATCAAGATGACGCTGATGAACTTAGCTTATAAAAGCGAAGAAATCGGAGCGGATATCATTTGCTTTGGCCACTCCCATGCTGCAGGCTCTGAAATGATCGACGGCAAGCTTTTCATCAATCCTGGCAGCATCCGACAGCCGCGGGGACGAATGGAAAAGACCTATGCCATTTTGGAAATCGGAGCGAAGCAGCTTGAAATCATCTATTATGACCTTGAAGGAAAAATCGTTGAGGAGCTAAGAAATGCTTATCAAACCGAATGA
- a CDS encoding XTP/dITP diphosphatase — translation MKTVIIATKNKGKAKEFESLFAAKGYEVKTLLDVPDAPDVEETGTTFEANAILKAEAIAQQLGHFVIADDSGLIVDALDGRPGVYSARYAGEAKSDEANTQKVLSELEGVPEAERTARFYCALALASPNQETITVSGTMEGVITEQPSGENGFGYDPIFFVKDKGKTSAELTKEQKNQISHRAHALKALDEKLDLFLKREEGM, via the coding sequence ATGAAGACAGTAATCATTGCAACGAAGAATAAAGGGAAAGCAAAGGAATTCGAAAGCTTGTTCGCTGCTAAAGGATATGAAGTCAAAACGCTCCTCGATGTACCGGATGCACCGGATGTAGAGGAGACGGGTACAACTTTTGAAGCAAATGCAATCCTGAAGGCAGAGGCCATTGCCCAGCAGCTAGGGCATTTTGTCATTGCGGATGATTCGGGCTTGATTGTAGATGCCCTGGATGGCCGGCCGGGCGTATATTCTGCGCGTTATGCTGGTGAAGCGAAAAGTGACGAAGCGAACACGCAAAAAGTCCTCAGCGAACTGGAAGGCGTACCAGAAGCGGAGAGGACCGCGAGATTTTATTGCGCCTTGGCCCTAGCCTCACCGAACCAGGAAACGATTACTGTATCCGGGACGATGGAGGGGGTAATAACGGAGCAGCCCTCTGGTGAGAATGGATTTGGGTATGACCCCATCTTCTTTGTTAAAGATAAAGGCAAAACAAGTGCAGAATTGACGAAAGAGCAAAAAAACCAAATCAGCCACCGGGCTCATGCCTTGAAGGCTTTGGATGAAAAACTTGATCTATTTTTAAAGAGGGAGGAAGGAATGTGA
- a CDS encoding GerMN domain-containing protein gives MSNKSKVTMAVTILASSLWLSGCGLFGGEEKKEIDPPKDVSLVDDESSLKESNGQKQPATDGEEGAVESKTVKTELYLIDKSGYVVPQTLELPKSEAVAKQALDYLVDNGPVTDKLPNGFRAVIPTDTQISVNIKDGVAVADFSPEFKNYKKEDELKILQSITWTLTQFDSVDKIKMRINGEDISEMPVNGTPIDENISRSSGINIDTSDVVDISNTKALTVYYVGGDEEYTYYVPVTRRISETVSDDVTAAVKELTKSPSGSKLLTGFMSDVALLDEPKMADGKVSLNFNENILGSFKEKKVSKEVLDALVLSLTEQKGIESVEVQVKGSADILNEEGKKISEPVVRPEKVNTGSF, from the coding sequence ATGTCCAATAAATCAAAAGTAACGATGGCTGTTACCATTCTCGCATCTTCTCTATGGCTTTCCGGGTGCGGATTATTCGGCGGTGAAGAAAAAAAGGAAATCGATCCACCGAAGGATGTTTCATTAGTAGACGATGAATCTTCATTAAAAGAGTCAAATGGTCAAAAGCAGCCTGCAACAGATGGTGAGGAAGGCGCTGTTGAATCCAAAACGGTAAAAACGGAGTTATATTTGATTGATAAAAGCGGGTATGTCGTTCCACAGACATTGGAGCTGCCGAAATCCGAAGCCGTCGCAAAGCAGGCACTTGATTACCTTGTCGATAATGGCCCTGTCACGGATAAACTGCCAAATGGGTTCAGGGCGGTCATTCCCACTGATACCCAAATAAGCGTGAACATTAAAGATGGAGTGGCAGTGGCGGACTTTTCTCCGGAGTTCAAAAACTATAAAAAAGAAGATGAGCTTAAGATCCTCCAGTCCATTACGTGGACACTGACACAATTTGACTCCGTCGATAAAATCAAAATGAGGATAAATGGCGAGGATATTTCCGAAATGCCGGTCAATGGCACACCGATAGATGAGAATATTTCCAGGTCTTCAGGAATCAATATCGATACAAGTGACGTAGTCGACATTTCGAATACGAAAGCTCTGACCGTTTATTATGTCGGCGGTGACGAGGAATATACCTATTATGTTCCGGTAACGCGCCGAATCAGTGAAACGGTGTCTGATGATGTAACCGCAGCGGTCAAGGAACTGACGAAAAGTCCTTCAGGCTCGAAGTTACTAACAGGATTCATGAGTGATGTAGCTTTACTTGACGAGCCTAAAATGGCGGATGGCAAGGTCAGCCTCAACTTTAACGAGAATATTCTAGGCAGTTTTAAAGAGAAAAAAGTTTCAAAAGAAGTTCTCGATGCCTTGGTCCTTTCGTTAACGGAACAAAAAGGGATTGAAAGCGTTGAAGTGCAAGTGAAGGGCAGCGCCGATATTCTGAATGAAGAAGGAAAGAAAATATCGGAGCCTGTCGTCCGTCCGGAAAAGGTCAACACGGGCAGCTTCTAA
- the racE gene encoding glutamate racemase, which translates to MKQPIGIIDSGVGGLTVAKEVMRQLPNENIIYLGDTARCPYGPRSKKDVQAFTWQMTRFLLKKDIKMLIIACNTATAAVLEEIRATLSIPVLGVIHPGARAALKVSSSLHIGIIGTEGTVKSKAYDDALASINTDVKVDSLACPKFVPIVESGEFEGGIVNRVVAQTLSPLKKTKIDTLILGCTHYPLLGPVISSYMGAGVQVISSGEETAREASVILDYYRLINKSKLRPVHRFYTTGSRDMFGSIASSWLGIHINMIETIKIDHL; encoded by the coding sequence TTGAAACAACCAATAGGAATCATCGATTCAGGGGTAGGCGGCTTGACTGTAGCGAAAGAAGTCATGCGGCAGCTGCCCAATGAAAATATAATCTACCTAGGCGATACCGCAAGATGTCCTTACGGGCCCAGGTCCAAAAAGGATGTTCAAGCCTTTACATGGCAAATGACGAGGTTTTTGTTGAAGAAGGATATTAAGATGCTGATCATTGCTTGCAACACAGCGACAGCGGCGGTACTGGAAGAAATCAGGGCGACACTTTCTATTCCTGTACTGGGTGTCATCCATCCAGGTGCAAGAGCGGCATTGAAAGTTTCAAGTTCCTTACATATTGGCATTATTGGCACGGAAGGCACGGTGAAAAGCAAAGCGTATGACGACGCACTGGCTTCCATCAATACCGATGTGAAAGTGGATAGTTTGGCCTGCCCAAAATTTGTCCCGATCGTGGAAAGCGGGGAGTTTGAAGGGGGTATCGTCAATAGGGTCGTGGCACAAACCTTAAGCCCGTTGAAGAAAACGAAGATCGACACGTTAATTCTTGGCTGTACCCATTATCCATTATTGGGGCCTGTCATCTCATCCTATATGGGAGCTGGAGTGCAGGTCATTTCCTCGGGGGAAGAGACTGCTCGTGAGGCAAGCGTCATTTTGGATTATTATAGATTGATCAACAAAAGCAAGCTCCGCCCGGTTCATCGTTTTTATACGACGGGATCTAGGGATATGTTCGGTTCGATCGCATCGAGCTGGCTTGGCATTCATATTAATATGATTGAAACGATAAAAATCGATCATTTATAA